The following proteins come from a genomic window of Carcharodon carcharias isolate sCarCar2 chromosome 10, sCarCar2.pri, whole genome shotgun sequence:
- the LOC121283618 gene encoding TATA box-binding protein-associated factor RNA polymerase I subunit D-like: MEDETNMMGAKDESENSVLLFSDEEDETAQLLPNVSMKAMKSITEQVDLPISISSSEGDHVPGTFQNESQQNVLSYQPVRITSFALSGNNGRNVAQLSEQDSSDSMSNLFKTQCPSIPVRKVRLRGTGTFLTRSAIKNQTAEDTESSSDSDEVSHPIFEKFEVRRRQRRKRSEIISRYKKSGCPRGRPQSSITEAEKRKRLRERGLQFPFVHKEYGRKHLPFKMIFAYEQAALCGLFTYMKELKCQNHLIKSLKKINVDCPDRGSHPIRQYKYLDEKRSISPIPESSDETCIEDRENEDTFDVKIVDNSCFLIEKEFEKKKKHLRKKNTNGKNKGKRITNGPSKDNAKSKQVTVQLEEPGNAKSSTT, from the exons ATGGAAGATGAAACGAACATGATGGGCGCAAAGGACGAGAGCGAAAATAGCGTTTTGTTGTTTTCGGATGAAGAGGATGAGACTGCGCAGTTGCTGCCGAATGTTAGCATGAAGGCAATGAAAAGTATTACTGAGCAAGTGGACTTGCCCATCTCCATAAGCAGTTCAGAAGGAGATCATGTTCCTGGTACTTTTCAAAATGAATCTCAGCAGAATGTGTTGAGTTATCAACCTGTGCGCATCACTTCATTTGCTCTTTCTGGCAACAATGGAAGAAATGTGGCTCAGTTATCAGAGCA gGATAGTTCAGATTCGATGAGCAATTTATTTAAAACACAGTGTCCTTCCATACCAGTAAGAAAGGTAAGACTTCGGGGTACAGGAACATTCCTAACCAGATCAGCCATCAAAAATCAAACTGCAGAAGATACTGAAAGCTCATCTGATTCAGATGAAGTCAGTCATCCAATTTTTGAGAAGTTTGAAGTAAGAAGACGCCAACGACGCAAGAGATCTGAAATCATTTCAAGGTATAAGAAATCTGGGTGTCCAAGGGGAAGGCCTCAATCATCCATAACTGAAGCAGAGAAGAGGAAGAGGTTGAGAGAACGAGGGCTGCAGTTTCCATTTGTGCACAAGGAATACGGAAGGAAGCATTTGCCATTTAAGATGATTTTTGCATATGAG CAGGCAGCTTTGTGTGGATTATTTACTTACATGAAAGAGTTAAAATGTCAAAACCATCTCATAAAGtccttaaaaaaaataaatgtgGACTGTCCAGACAGAGGCAGCCACCCTATAAGACAATACAAGTACTTGGATGAGAAAAGATCAATTTCACCCATACCAGAAAGCAG TGATGAAACCTGCATCGAAGACCGTGAAAATGAAGACACATTTGATGTGAAAATTGTG GATAACAGCTGTTTTCTAATAGAAAAGGAGTTTGAGAAAAAGAAAAAGCACCTTCGGAAAAAGAATACCAATGGCAAAAATAAAGGCAAGCGTATAACTAATGGACCAAGTAAAGACAATGCGAAAAGTAAACAAGTAACAGTTCAACTAGAAGAACCAGGCAATGCAAAATCTTCCACAACTTAA